The following proteins come from a genomic window of Nautilia profundicola AmH:
- a CDS encoding NADH-quinone oxidoreductase subunit B: protein MLKVLDFFNYARSKSPWIVHFCSGCCSLEMLAAMGPRYDWERYGYIMTPTPRQADIMFITGLVSKKILPALLRTYEQMPEPRYVVAIGACAYDGGPYNDSVSVIKNMTEILPADVFVAGCPPRPEAIIAGLEELKEKIKRGEPSASSQGGLWKQMKF, encoded by the coding sequence ATGCTAAAAGTGCTTGATTTTTTTAATTACGCAAGGAGTAAATCTCCTTGGATTGTCCACTTCTGTAGTGGATGCTGTTCATTAGAAATGCTTGCGGCTATGGGGCCGAGATATGACTGGGAGAGATACGGATATATTATGACTCCTACTCCAAGACAAGCAGATATTATGTTTATTACTGGACTTGTGAGTAAAAAAATACTTCCGGCTCTTCTAAGAACATACGAACAAATGCCAGAACCGAGATACGTTGTTGCAATCGGTGCGTGTGCATATGATGGAGGACCTTATAATGATTCCGTATCTGTTATTAAAAATATGACAGAGATTCTTCCTGCAGACGTTTTCGTAGCAGGATGTCCTCCAAGACCGGAAGCGATTATCGCCGGACTTGAAGAACTTAAAGAAAAAATTAAAAGAGGCGAGCCGAGTGCATCAAGCCAAGGTGGCCTCTGGAAACAAATGAAATTTTAA
- a CDS encoding NADH-quinone oxidoreductase subunit A, translated as MGTILFFAAGTLLGVILLYLLGIAVAPLNPSEIKNDHFECGLPPSSEVPMKANFGYFIFAIAFIVFDMAGLFFSLFVFADSTDALNWAMVFGILLFAAITISMKEYRNAKSA; from the coding sequence ATGGGAACAATTTTATTCTTTGCGGCGGGAACGCTGTTAGGTGTAATACTATTATATTTATTAGGTATAGCGGTTGCACCACTAAATCCAAGTGAGATTAAAAATGACCACTTTGAGTGTGGATTGCCTCCAAGTAGTGAAGTTCCGATGAAAGCGAATTTCGGATACTTTATATTTGCGATAGCATTTATTGTATTTGATATGGCAGGTCTGTTTTTTAGTCTGTTTGTATTTGCTGATTCTACGGATGCCTTAAATTGGGCAATGGTATTCGGAATATTATTATTCGCAGCTATTACGATTAGTATGAAGGAGTATAGAAATGCTAAAAGTGCTTGA
- a CDS encoding AAA family ATPase, whose protein sequence is MIQNIKVFLQNPKKSKIYDILNINDDELQILKKLLEEYIEGNEDIKVRNILTELFSEDKIKALEYIGYIKKLLEEGWIVISSFSQIKNNDLSILEIFNSSVSLSVAFLKLIEQGSLDLVIPEKTPYNDHLEYLHDQFLRIEIYEQLSNIKSNYSKESASIKRLQSKLKLIENTIKEKIKKTKVELPVQNFIKEYELNEKEEILFLALLKEEYTSSNENAREQNYLLNLISDDEIERIKNRALLDDNSKLISEEIFEYDELFGAFGGYTKIYFLNEDILNELIHPKKKHKIEHIVRESIFDFIEPKKGLDEVILPSKTKEMINTLLKQIDKRVLKLLKEWGIKEGSDIEAKIIFYGPPGTGKTLTAHSIAKELDKPLLSLDSSKILSMYVGESEKNVRRLFDEYYSICEKLKTKPILLLNEADQFLSSRTTAAFSSADKMHNQMQNIFLEQLEKFDGLLIATTNLLETIDSAFSRRFEYKILFEKPTFKERKKLWKLKLPKSAQYEEGFDINKLSSFELTGAQIEVIIKNTAYKVAMRKKPVFKTEDFIEEIKKEKGSAFDSEKELGFIKV, encoded by the coding sequence ATGATACAAAACATAAAAGTGTTTTTACAAAACCCTAAAAAAAGTAAAATATATGATATTTTGAATATAAATGATGATGAACTTCAAATTTTAAAAAAACTTCTTGAAGAGTATATAGAAGGCAATGAAGATATAAAAGTAAGAAATATATTAACCGAACTGTTTTCGGAAGATAAAATCAAAGCACTCGAATATATCGGATATATTAAAAAGCTATTGGAAGAAGGGTGGATTGTAATAAGCAGTTTTTCACAAATCAAAAACAATGATTTATCTATTTTGGAAATTTTTAATTCTTCCGTTTCTCTGTCAGTCGCTTTTTTAAAACTGATAGAACAAGGTAGCCTTGATTTGGTTATTCCTGAAAAGACACCATATAACGACCATTTGGAATATTTACACGATCAGTTTTTGAGAATAGAGATTTATGAGCAATTAAGCAATATTAAATCAAACTATTCAAAAGAATCCGCAAGTATAAAAAGACTGCAAAGTAAATTGAAATTAATAGAAAATACAATAAAAGAAAAAATTAAAAAGACGAAAGTAGAACTGCCTGTACAGAATTTTATTAAAGAATACGAACTGAATGAAAAAGAAGAAATACTGTTTTTAGCACTTTTAAAAGAGGAGTATACATCAAGCAATGAAAATGCAAGAGAACAAAATTACCTTCTTAATCTTATCAGTGACGATGAAATAGAAAGAATCAAAAACAGGGCTTTATTAGATGATAATTCGAAATTAATTAGTGAAGAGATTTTTGAATATGATGAACTTTTCGGGGCGTTTGGAGGTTATACAAAAATATATTTTTTAAATGAGGACATTTTAAATGAATTAATTCATCCAAAGAAAAAACACAAAATAGAACATATTGTAAGAGAATCGATATTTGACTTTATCGAACCTAAAAAAGGATTGGATGAGGTTATTTTACCCTCAAAAACAAAAGAGATGATTAATACACTTTTAAAACAGATTGATAAAAGGGTTCTTAAGCTCCTTAAAGAATGGGGAATAAAAGAAGGCAGTGATATAGAGGCTAAAATCATTTTTTATGGTCCTCCGGGTACGGGAAAAACATTAACAGCACACTCCATAGCAAAAGAACTTGACAAACCTCTTTTGAGTTTAGACTCAAGTAAAATACTTTCTATGTATGTTGGAGAAAGTGAGAAAAACGTAAGAAGATTGTTTGATGAATATTATTCAATTTGTGAAAAACTGAAAACCAAGCCTATTTTGCTTTTGAACGAAGCTGACCAGTTTTTGAGCAGCAGAACAACCGCGGCATTTAGCAGTGCAGATAAAATGCATAACCAAATGCAGAATATTTTTCTTGAACAACTCGAAAAATTTGACGGTCTTTTAATAGCAACGACTAATTTGCTTGAAACAATAGACAGTGCGTTTTCAAGAAGATTTGAGTATAAAATACTTTTTGAAAAACCGACTTTCAAAGAAAGAAAAAAACTGTGGAAATTAAAACTCCCTAAGTCTGCTCAGTATGAAGAAGGATTTGATATAAACAAACTTAGTAGTTTTGAGCTTACCGGTGCTCAAATCGAAGTAATAATTAAAAATACGGCATATAAAGTAGCAATGAGAAAAAAACCTGTTTTTAAAACTGAAGATTTTATTGAAGAAATAAAAAAAGAAAAAGGTAGTGCATTTGATAGTGAAAAGGAGTTGGGTTTTATTAAAGTGTGA
- a CDS encoding 16S rRNA (uracil(1498)-N(3))-methyltransferase, translating to MQFVYFPNPGVQITLTGDEHKYLFKVRRVKKNELVKIRNLKDDYLYIYKIEAINKKEAILSLVEKKLSPNKPEKFFHLAWCIIDPKNIEKALPSLNEIGVGKITFIYCDYSQKNFKLKLERLTKILINSCQQCGRSSLMEIEFLDSSDEFFQKYNNFSALDFDGKEIKCGFYSSYPFLIGPEGGFSDNERKYFKEKFRLKGFILRSETAAVGISSKILL from the coding sequence ATGCAGTTTGTCTATTTTCCGAATCCTGGCGTACAAATCACTCTTACCGGTGACGAACACAAATATTTATTTAAAGTAAGAAGAGTTAAAAAAAATGAATTAGTAAAAATAAGAAATTTAAAAGATGATTATTTGTATATTTATAAAATTGAAGCAATTAATAAAAAAGAGGCCATATTGTCACTTGTTGAAAAAAAACTATCACCGAATAAACCTGAAAAGTTTTTCCATTTGGCTTGGTGCATAATTGACCCTAAAAACATTGAAAAAGCACTTCCTTCATTAAACGAAATAGGAGTCGGAAAAATAACATTCATTTACTGTGACTATTCACAAAAAAACTTTAAATTAAAACTTGAGAGATTAACAAAAATACTTATAAACTCTTGTCAACAATGCGGCAGAAGTTCTTTAATGGAAATAGAATTTTTGGATTCTTCTGATGAATTTTTCCAAAAATACAACAACTTTTCAGCTCTTGATTTTGACGGAAAAGAAATAAAATGCGGTTTTTACAGCAGCTATCCTTTTTTAATAGGGCCAGAAGGAGGATTTAGCGATAATGAAAGAAAGTATTTTAAAGAAAAATTCAGATTAAAAGGTTTTATTTTAAGAAGTGAAACTGCAGCTGTAGGTATAAGCTCAAAAATACTTTTATAG
- a CDS encoding tetratricopeptide repeat protein codes for MLPKSKKFLTTKELMAFVVIFIIFLLAAFPRNTLYTMIKNDNSETAVKYLQNILKFYPSSKLEYILAEKYINLGEFKKAEQLLKKQKDSYQKFYYEYLIAKRKYFNKKSGISEIKKFLYTLFEYAKKDKQFEYIYKEAKSFNLLDLEFETLKHLHYTDELINVALALKKYKTALRYLESEVNKKFNENYFIKMEEVLLYLKENTLANLYARQFYKKIKTKKGFDTLLRVGLLTKNTKLIRFSVDRSENKELKLQAYINLKRYKDAVKILKNTDNYYLLAEVYLWNKEYDKALEYFIKDGVKKNIKIVIPLAMYLKKESLLLNIFEDKVKRGNLKYIKELTYTYINNAQFERGIKFYKKLYQRTKKDLFLVELFKIYYALGDDEKVLKLADEFRRIPLDVAFYVSNIYISDMNYKKAYEVMKKIKSDTYQYYSRMYYLSDKLNLIQDKIKWLKHMNEIKKEPQTIYELYLSYLNENNIKKAYDVLEKNYMYSNALLFEYLKYTYKNKNYKAILSLNIKNKPEFYYEFLVKVYNDLHKYEKLDKLYQRLIYKYPKFRNDYFWFLLDRKDKRIANYLNQIKDENILLGAYLLLNKKYEAMKLLKKQLKKQNNINLLIQYYYLTNDEKIKFMLFRRIDKLITRNKKILKNQTYRDFYFYNLLHYGSYYKIKKILNYLKSHNLNYKKYYALYLDYMRAYEKLRRFER; via the coding sequence GTGCTGCCGAAAAGTAAAAAGTTCCTAACTACCAAAGAGTTAATGGCATTTGTTGTAATATTTATTATTTTTTTATTGGCCGCTTTTCCAAGAAATACTTTATATACAATGATTAAAAACGACAACAGTGAAACGGCTGTCAAGTATTTACAAAATATTTTAAAATTTTACCCTTCTTCAAAATTGGAATATATTTTGGCAGAAAAATATATAAATTTAGGAGAATTTAAAAAAGCGGAGCAGTTATTAAAAAAACAAAAAGACAGTTATCAAAAATTTTATTACGAATATTTGATTGCAAAAAGAAAATATTTTAATAAAAAAAGTGGTATAAGTGAAATTAAAAAATTTTTATATACATTATTTGAATATGCAAAAAAAGATAAACAGTTTGAATATATTTATAAAGAAGCAAAAAGTTTTAATTTATTAGATTTGGAGTTTGAAACATTAAAACATCTTCATTATACGGATGAGCTTATAAATGTTGCTTTAGCGTTGAAAAAATACAAAACGGCTCTTAGATATCTTGAAAGTGAAGTCAATAAAAAATTTAACGAAAATTATTTTATTAAAATGGAAGAGGTTTTATTGTATTTAAAAGAAAACACATTGGCCAATCTTTACGCAAGGCAGTTTTATAAAAAAATAAAAACCAAAAAAGGTTTTGATACTCTTTTAAGAGTGGGACTGTTAACAAAAAACACAAAACTGATTAGGTTCTCTGTTGATAGGTCGGAAAACAAAGAGCTCAAACTTCAAGCGTACATCAATTTGAAAAGATATAAAGACGCGGTTAAAATTCTAAAAAACACAGATAATTATTACTTACTGGCTGAAGTTTATCTATGGAATAAAGAATATGATAAAGCGTTGGAATATTTCATAAAAGACGGCGTTAAAAAAAATATTAAAATAGTGATTCCTTTGGCAATGTATCTGAAAAAAGAGTCTTTATTATTAAATATTTTTGAAGATAAAGTAAAAAGAGGGAATCTTAAATATATAAAAGAACTTACTTATACTTACATTAATAATGCACAGTTTGAAAGAGGTATAAAGTTTTATAAAAAACTATATCAAAGAACAAAAAAAGACCTTTTTTTAGTTGAACTTTTCAAGATTTATTATGCACTCGGGGATGATGAAAAAGTTTTGAAATTAGCTGATGAGTTCAGGCGTATACCTTTGGATGTCGCTTTTTATGTAAGTAATATTTATATATCGGATATGAATTATAAAAAAGCGTATGAAGTTATGAAAAAAATAAAAAGCGACACATATCAATACTATTCGAGAATGTATTATCTTTCTGATAAACTTAACCTCATTCAGGATAAAATCAAGTGGTTGAAACATATGAATGAAATTAAAAAAGAACCTCAAACAATTTATGAACTTTATCTGTCATATTTAAATGAAAACAATATAAAAAAAGCATATGATGTTTTGGAAAAAAATTATATGTACTCTAATGCGTTGTTGTTTGAGTATTTAAAATATACATATAAAAATAAAAACTATAAAGCGATACTTTCTTTGAATATTAAAAACAAACCGGAATTTTATTATGAGTTTTTAGTTAAAGTTTATAATGATTTACATAAATATGAAAAACTTGACAAACTCTATCAGCGGCTTATATATAAATACCCTAAATTTAGAAATGATTATTTTTGGTTTTTACTTGACAGAAAAGATAAAAGAATTGCAAATTATTTAAACCAAATTAAAGATGAAAATATTTTATTGGGAGCTTATTTACTTTTAAATAAAAAATATGAAGCAATGAAATTGTTAAAAAAACAGTTAAAAAAACAAAACAATATAAATTTACTCATACAATATTATTATCTTACGAATGACGAAAAGATTAAATTCATGTTATTCAGAAGAATTGATAAACTAATTACAAGAAATAAAAAAATTTTAAAAAACCAGACATATCGAGATTTTTATTTTTATAATCTTTTGCATTACGGTTCTTATTATAAAATAAAGAAAATTCTGAATTATTTAAAATCACACAATTTAAATTATAAAAAATATTACGCTTTATATTTAGATTATATGCGTGCATATGAAAAATTACGAAGGTTTGAAAGATGA
- a CDS encoding endo alpha-1,4 polygalactosaminidase: MKRLCFFSLFFNCLFALSIGFNYQFNVPKEAFYTYDWLVINSNVKRYKTDSKLIAYFSVEENEKKLNPKWIIGYNQKWHSYIYDIRNKEYKKYLLNKIKKLNNFDGVFLDTLDSFELTKVDKKSYKNALLNFLKEVKKIFKNKIIIFNRGFEFIDEVKPNAIVVENLFTNDNGRNISKNEKKFIISELNNAKTKGIIPIVIDYIEPFDKHIAVDLAKKIQNLGFIPYIADKNLYSIGVSNTYLIPRKILVVYNTIDSKENSLAHIMVSMPLEFFGYIPDLKTVTELPYDTSMYDYIIVVLEKKVKNQKIYQKWLNAQIKQGKKILFLSEFGLENLSFLKINTYKSNSYCFSLYKSALKPFESTFDMGTIKTYPIIDPLNAKYLVTFVNKANQKTVIAAKTEWGGYFINPFDYYGNIILWKVNPFTFIPETLGLKELPLPDFTTENGRRIWFSHIDGDGFVNKNIITSKFASEELYEKVFSKYNLPFSVSVIEGEIAPYGLYPQYSEQAMKIARKIFRLKNVEPASHSFSHPFDWVDKNHPRLPIKNYRFSFIREINGSLKFVSKLAGKKSNLFFWTGACNPPRNVLAYVDNHGILAINGQDTYIMKSKKFLYYIAPLGIYRGEYFQIYAQMANENIYTDLWKNKLGYIKAKQTIELTENPRRLKAVDIYFHHYSGAYPASLYALKNVINYSLKQHVLPMYTSEWIKIAKDFENSYLLKDLNGFYIYKNSSDLRTLKIKGNHDVDVKKSKGVLGYVFEKGYTYISLDNTKLHKIVFGKSDVPYLKYANKRIMSHRNGIYNFDEGFGDLKVDFFLPKNCKLIIYNNAVKVKCAAEK; this comes from the coding sequence ATGAAACGTTTATGTTTCTTTAGTCTTTTTTTTAATTGTCTTTTTGCTCTGAGCATCGGGTTTAATTATCAGTTTAATGTCCCGAAAGAAGCTTTTTATACGTATGACTGGCTGGTTATTAATTCGAATGTAAAACGATATAAAACGGACTCTAAATTAATAGCATATTTTAGTGTTGAAGAAAATGAAAAAAAGTTAAATCCAAAATGGATTATAGGGTATAATCAAAAATGGCACAGTTACATATATGATATAAGAAATAAAGAATACAAAAAATATTTATTAAATAAAATCAAAAAATTAAATAATTTTGACGGTGTCTTTTTAGATACGCTTGATAGTTTTGAATTAACAAAAGTTGATAAAAAGAGCTATAAAAACGCACTTTTGAATTTTTTAAAAGAAGTGAAAAAAATATTTAAAAATAAAATCATAATATTTAACAGAGGATTCGAATTTATAGATGAAGTTAAACCGAATGCAATTGTTGTGGAAAATTTGTTTACAAATGATAATGGAAGAAATATTTCTAAAAATGAAAAAAAATTTATAATTTCTGAACTGAATAATGCAAAAACAAAAGGAATTATTCCTATAGTTATAGATTATATTGAACCGTTTGATAAACATATAGCGGTTGATTTGGCTAAAAAAATTCAGAATTTAGGCTTTATACCGTATATTGCGGATAAAAATTTATATAGTATAGGTGTGAGTAATACATATTTGATACCGAGAAAAATATTAGTTGTTTATAATACAATAGATTCAAAAGAAAACTCCTTGGCTCACATTATGGTGTCTATGCCTCTTGAATTTTTCGGATATATTCCGGATTTGAAAACAGTTACCGAACTTCCTTACGACACATCGATGTATGATTACATAATTGTTGTTTTGGAAAAAAAAGTTAAAAATCAAAAAATTTATCAGAAATGGTTAAATGCTCAAATTAAACAAGGAAAAAAAATCCTTTTTTTATCTGAATTCGGTTTAGAGAATTTAAGTTTTTTAAAAATAAATACATACAAATCAAATTCATACTGTTTTAGTTTATATAAAAGTGCATTAAAACCTTTTGAATCGACATTTGATATGGGCACAATTAAAACATATCCAATAATCGATCCGTTAAATGCAAAATATTTAGTTACATTTGTTAATAAAGCTAATCAAAAGACTGTTATTGCCGCAAAAACAGAATGGGGAGGATATTTTATAAATCCTTTTGATTATTATGGGAATATAATTTTATGGAAAGTGAATCCGTTTACTTTTATACCTGAAACACTTGGGTTAAAAGAACTTCCTTTACCTGATTTTACTACGGAAAACGGCAGAAGAATATGGTTTTCCCATATAGATGGGGACGGGTTTGTAAATAAAAATATCATAACATCAAAATTCGCTTCCGAGGAACTGTATGAAAAAGTTTTTTCAAAATATAATCTACCTTTCTCCGTTTCAGTTATCGAAGGAGAAATTGCTCCGTATGGCTTATATCCTCAGTATTCCGAACAGGCAATGAAAATAGCGCGTAAAATCTTCAGATTAAAAAATGTGGAACCTGCAAGTCATAGCTTTTCTCATCCTTTTGACTGGGTTGATAAAAACCATCCGAGACTCCCAATAAAAAATTACCGTTTTTCTTTTATAAGGGAAATAAACGGATCATTGAAATTTGTGTCTAAACTTGCGGGTAAAAAATCGAATCTCTTTTTTTGGACGGGAGCTTGTAATCCGCCGCGCAATGTTTTGGCATATGTTGATAATCACGGCATACTTGCCATTAACGGACAAGACACTTATATAATGAAAAGTAAAAAATTTTTATATTATATTGCTCCTCTTGGGATATACAGGGGCGAGTATTTCCAAATTTACGCACAAATGGCGAATGAGAACATATATACCGATTTATGGAAAAACAAGCTTGGATATATAAAAGCTAAGCAGACAATTGAACTGACGGAGAATCCAAGAAGGCTTAAAGCTGTCGATATTTATTTTCATCACTATTCCGGGGCTTATCCGGCTTCGTTGTATGCATTGAAAAATGTAATAAATTATTCTTTAAAACAACATGTTTTGCCTATGTATACAAGTGAGTGGATAAAAATTGCAAAAGATTTTGAGAACTCGTATTTGTTAAAAGACTTGAACGGCTTTTATATATACAAAAACTCTTCAGATTTAAGAACCCTGAAAATAAAAGGCAATCATGATGTTGATGTTAAAAAAAGCAAGGGAGTGTTGGGATACGTATTTGAAAAAGGATATACCTATATTTCTTTAGACAATACTAAACTACATAAAATTGTATTCGGTAAGAGTGACGTTCCGTATTTGAAATACGCAAATAAAAGAATAATGTCGCACCGTAACGGTATTTATAATTTCGATGAAGGTTTCGGTGATTTAAAAGTTGATTTTTTTCTTCCTAAAAACTGTAAATTGATAATATATAACAACGCAGTAAAGGTTAAATGTGCTGCCGAAAAGTAA
- the pelG gene encoding exopolysaccharide Pel transporter PelG — MAGIGFEIRKILKKDTIFSLVKAFSYAGIVSSGPWIVSMLSILVAGFLVNYYFNSKHMVVAFTLMITYIIAFSLITTSFFQLSFTRYVADVLFKKEKEKVLPNTIGAIVISMLIGSIFVLPFSISIYHETKNLMLTFLFEATFVIMCAIWIVNIVLTGLKNYKFIFYSFLISYVLIVVLSVIIGDLGLEYFMLSFFIGQSILLYFLMSMFFKEFKTNKLISFEFLKNIYKDLVFIGFFLNASIWIDKFIFWFAPSTSVEGIGLLRFSPIYDYPIFLAYLAIAPAMAIFLLRIEVDFALNYDKYFSAARENGTLKELYIYANEMFDSAKMGLIEILRIQILVTFLIILFADNIFNFFHISKIYIPLFIVDMIGTTLLVFFMAIVTILFYLDRRKEVLVLVVLLFFLNFSLTLFTQYLGPFYYGYGFALAYFIVSIIGLVFLNKNFERFHYETFMFL; from the coding sequence ATGGCGGGTATCGGATTCGAAATTAGAAAAATATTAAAAAAAGACACTATTTTTTCTCTTGTAAAAGCGTTTTCGTATGCAGGTATAGTAAGCTCAGGACCTTGGATAGTCTCAATGCTAAGTATTTTGGTTGCAGGTTTTTTGGTTAATTATTATTTCAACAGTAAACACATGGTGGTGGCTTTTACGTTAATGATAACGTATATTATTGCTTTTAGTTTAATTACAACAAGTTTTTTTCAGTTGTCGTTTACAAGATACGTTGCCGATGTGTTATTTAAAAAAGAAAAAGAAAAAGTTTTACCTAACACTATAGGTGCTATTGTGATTAGTATGCTAATAGGGAGTATTTTTGTTTTACCTTTTAGTATTTCTATATATCATGAAACGAAAAATTTAATGCTTACGTTTTTATTTGAAGCAACATTTGTGATTATGTGTGCAATATGGATTGTGAATATAGTTTTAACTGGACTTAAAAATTATAAATTTATTTTTTATTCTTTTTTGATTTCATATGTTTTAATTGTCGTGCTGTCTGTAATTATAGGAGATTTGGGACTTGAATATTTTATGCTTTCATTTTTTATAGGGCAGTCTATTTTGTTGTATTTTTTAATGTCGATGTTTTTCAAAGAGTTTAAAACAAATAAACTAATTTCTTTTGAGTTTTTAAAAAATATATACAAGGATTTGGTTTTTATAGGGTTTTTTCTTAATGCGAGTATATGGATTGATAAATTTATTTTTTGGTTTGCACCGTCTACGAGTGTGGAAGGGATTGGATTATTAAGGTTTTCTCCTATATATGATTATCCGATTTTTTTAGCTTATTTAGCAATTGCTCCGGCTATGGCTATTTTTTTACTTAGAATAGAAGTGGATTTTGCTTTGAATTATGATAAATATTTTTCGGCCGCAAGGGAAAACGGAACATTAAAAGAGTTATACATATATGCCAATGAAATGTTTGACAGTGCCAAAATGGGTTTGATTGAAATCTTGAGAATACAGATACTTGTAACGTTTCTTATAATCCTTTTTGCAGATAATATTTTTAATTTTTTCCATATATCCAAAATATATATTCCTCTTTTTATTGTAGACATGATAGGTACAACGCTGCTGGTTTTTTTTATGGCTATTGTGACAATACTGTTTTATTTAGATAGAAGAAAAGAAGTCTTGGTTTTGGTTGTACTTTTGTTTTTTTTGAATTTTTCTTTGACACTGTTTACACAATATTTAGGTCCTTTTTATTATGGTTACGGATTCGCATTGGCATATTTTATTGTTTCTATTATAGGATTGGTTTTTTTGAATAAAAATTTTGAAAGGTTTCATTATGAAACGTTTATGTTTCTTTAG
- the pelF gene encoding GT4 family glycosyltransferase PelF produces the protein MILRNGDYDILIVAEGTYPYVRGGVSSWIHQLITGLNEFKFGLVFIGSAESDYQEIKYELPENLTYLYVDYLFKKEETPSPKYIPKYKDFNIVEQLHEWFNSKDQTMPEYVKSLKFYNTTASFEKFLYSESSWEYIQKNYMKNTPDSPFIDYFWSVRNMHTPIWRVVNIANNIKKPKMVHSPSTGYAGFLASLLSSNYKIPFVLTEHGIYVRERKIDMLNTNLFKENKSIFQKKLGELAYAKQMWIKFFENIGKITYESADIIISLFEKARKIQIEYGADKNKTKVIPNGVDVEELSKLRKNEIPKVVSLIGRVVPIKDIKTFIKAVKIASEEIGGLEGWIVGPEDEDETYAKECHTLVDLLGLGEKVKFLGFQNIKDILPKTGLLTLSSISEGMPLTIIEGFAAGIPAVTTDVGSCKDLIYGGNQEDKKLGKAGEVVSIANPTELAKAYVKFFKNEDLYNDAKKAAIKRVEKLYTKEMFLKNYRDIYLKYLEK, from the coding sequence ATGATACTTAGAAACGGGGATTATGATATTTTAATAGTGGCTGAGGGAACTTATCCTTATGTACGTGGAGGTGTTTCGAGTTGGATACATCAATTAATAACCGGATTGAATGAGTTCAAATTCGGATTAGTATTTATCGGTTCCGCCGAATCTGATTATCAAGAGATAAAATATGAATTGCCTGAAAATTTAACATATCTGTATGTTGATTATCTTTTTAAAAAAGAAGAAACTCCGTCTCCGAAATATATTCCGAAATACAAAGATTTCAACATTGTTGAACAATTGCATGAGTGGTTTAATTCAAAAGATCAAACAATGCCAGAGTATGTGAAATCCCTTAAGTTTTATAATACCACAGCCTCATTTGAAAAATTTTTATATTCGGAATCTTCATGGGAATATATTCAAAAAAACTACATGAAAAATACACCTGATTCTCCTTTTATTGATTATTTTTGGTCTGTTAGGAATATGCATACTCCTATTTGGAGAGTGGTAAATATTGCTAATAATATTAAAAAGCCTAAAATGGTACATTCTCCGTCAACAGGATATGCCGGGTTTTTAGCATCGCTTTTATCTTCAAATTATAAAATTCCTTTTGTTTTGACAGAGCATGGCATATATGTGAGAGAAAGAAAAATAGACATGCTAAATACGAATTTATTTAAAGAAAATAAAAGTATTTTTCAAAAAAAATTAGGTGAACTGGCTTATGCAAAGCAAATGTGGATTAAATTTTTTGAAAATATAGGAAAAATAACGTATGAAAGTGCTGACATAATTATATCGCTTTTTGAAAAAGCAAGAAAAATCCAAATAGAATACGGAGCAGATAAAAATAAAACAAAAGTCATACCGAATGGTGTTGATGTTGAGGAATTATCTAAACTCAGAAAAAATGAAATACCCAAAGTCGTGTCACTTATAGGAAGAGTTGTTCCTATAAAAGATATTAAAACATTTATAAAAGCTGTAAAAATAGCCAGTGAAGAGATTGGAGGACTCGAAGGTTGGATTGTTGGACCAGAAGATGAAGATGAAACATACGCAAAGGAATGTCATACGTTAGTGGATTTGTTAGGATTAGGGGAAAAAGTTAAGTTTTTAGGATTTCAAAACATAAAAGATATACTACCTAAAACCGGGTTGTTGACATTAAGTTCAATTAGTGAGGGAATGCCTTTAACAATCATAGAAGGCTTTGCCGCAGGTATACCTGCTGTAACTACAGATGTAGGGAGTTGTAAGGACTTGATATACGGTGGAAATCAGGAAGACAAAAAGTTAGGAAAAGCTGGTGAAGTCGTTTCTATAGCAAACCCGACAGAACTTGCGAAAGCTTATGTGAAATTTTTTAAAAACGAAGATTTATACAATGATGCAAAAAAAGCGGCAATTAAGAGAGTTGAAAAGTTATACACTAAAGAGATGTTTCTTAAAAATTATAGAGACATTTATTTAAAATATCTGGAGAAATAA